GGGCGAGGGAACGTCCACAAGTATGGTTgctaatttaaatgttaatttgaaTGTCAATATGAATGTAAATCTACCGAAAAATCCGAGCCCAGCGGCGATTCGCGAAGATCGTCTGAGATTTCATGAACGCGTAGGAACTCTAGTGAAGCTTTCTAACAACGCGCGAACCGCTGAAAGACGCAGACCCCTTGATGAATTTAATAATGGAGTGGTGATGACCCACAGACCGCTGAGAGACAATGAGCTGTTTGAAATACGTATCGATAGACTGGTAGACAAGTGGTCGGGGAGCATTGAAGTCGGGGTGACAACTCACAGTCCAACTGGACTTAAGTTTCCTGCTACGATGACCAACATGCGGTCGGGCACCACAATGATGTCTGGTTGCGGCATTTTGACAAACGGCAAAGGCATCCAGCGAGAGTACGGAGACATAAACTTGGACGAGCTACGAGAAGGTGACAGAGTCGGGATGATCAGAAGGTGTAATGGCAACTTACATTACTTGATAAACGGTCTAGACCAAGGTGTGGCTGCCAAAGTACCCCCTGGTATCTGGGGAGTCGTCGAGCTCTATGGGATGACGGTCAAGGTGACGATCGTTGATCGCGACGAACGTGAGGAGCAGAATCTCGTCACGCGGAGAAATAATCTCCATCTTCAGGGTTTGGCTGAAGTCGAAGAAGAAGACACTCTTGACCGATTGACCTTTCATCCCTGCTGCGGCACTCACGCGGACGTCATCAACAACGGGCGCACCGCGCACCGGCCTAATGCTATGGACGACTTCAATAATGGCGTAGTGCTTACAATGAGACCATTGAGGCTCAATGAATTGTTTGAAGTAAGGCTAGATAAAATAGTTACCAAGTGGGCGGGTTCTATTGAGATCGGCGTGACCACACACTCGCCAACTGAACTGGAATTTCCTTTTACTATGACTAATGTCCGCTCCGGCACGTGGATTATGACCGGCAATGGAGTTATGCACAACGGCACCTCTATTATTGATCAGTATGGGCAGAATCTTGACCGTTTGCAAGTCGGGGATCGCGTTGGTGTCATGAGGAAGGACAACGGGACCttgcatttttttgtcaacGGCACTGACCAGGGGGCTGCTGCTATCGGCGTCCCAGAAAGAGTTTACGGGGTTATTGATCTGTATGGTCAAGCTACGCAGGCCACTATTGTAGACAACACTGACTTCTACAGCCCGACTACAAATAATTCCAGTTTTAGCAATACCACATTATACAGGTgaggttttaaaattttttataaaaattgctcTAGACTTgagctttaattaaaatttattattattatttttttctaagtgaTTTACGATTTCATCACGTACATGGTAAGCACGCGAGAATTTCAAATAACGGACTGACAGCATCGAGGATACGAGCTCTTGGTGAATTTAATGAGGCTATCGTGATTGCTAATCGACCTTTACGTGATGGGGAACTTTTTGAAGTCTCTATTGACAAAATGGTCGGCCGCTGGTCGGGTGCAATTGAAGCTGGTAATTGAGATatcgtttatttttacaaggtcgcagttaaaaataaaaaaaaaaacaaatactcaaatttttaattgctaatAGGAGTGACGGCTATCAGACCAGATGAGCTGGAGTTCCCGTCGACGATGACGGACATTGATCACGACACATGGATGCTATCAGGATCAACAGTGATGCGAGACGGCGTAACTCTTCGTCATCATTATTCCTGCGATCTTGATAAACTCGTCGAAGGAAATAGGATCGGCATGATGCGATGTGCAGACTCGAGTCTACATTATTATCTTGATGGAGTTGACCAAGGTACCGCATGCAGTGGTCTTCCGCCTCACGTTTATCCAGTGATTGATTTGTATGCGCAGTGCGCTCAGGTATGAGTTTCCGGTtgccaaaaattattacctaTCAAGTGACCGTCCACGTCTactttagtaattattttttttttttttacaggtcACTATTGTACAGCCAGAGCGACGTGATACGATAACTCAGCAGTACTTGCCGTCGGAGAACAGTATCAGTCAGCAACCGACCTCGGTGATACAGCCCCAAGCTCCAATGGAGATCACCCACAAGTTCCACGAGTCTGTCGGGCTCAATATTCAGTTGAATACTGATCGAGTTATTGCCGCGCGCTGTCGTGAGTACAATCACGCGGTTTTATTGAGTGAAAGTGGCCTTGAGAACAATGAACTCTTTGAAATATCAATCCAAGAAGTTGCATCCGAGTGGAGCGGGTCCCTAAAAATAGGAGTTGTAGAAAACGCAAATGGCAATTGGTTAACTTCGATGGATCTAGTGCCCGGGATGACTTCGATACCAGCAGATGCTTGGTATCTGACAGGAAACGAAGTCAGATATAAGGGTAATGTACTCTGTTCCAATTACTGTCCTAGTTTAGATTGGCTAAGAGTAGGTGATAAGATCGGCGTAAAAAGAAGTCACGAAGgcaatttaaagttttatatcAACGGCGAAGATATGGGAGTCGCTGCCGTTAATGTACCGGAGATGGTGTGGGTTGCGGTTGAACTTTTCGGCAGCACTGTCGCTGTCAGTATCACGAGCAGCAAGCAGCAGATTCCTGTGATATCCCCAAATGCCAGTTTGAGACTCCAAGATTCTTTGGAGCTGCTGCTGGATCCCATGCCGCTGACGATGAGAAATGACGGGGGAATGGACACGTCAGTTGACGCTTCGGAAGCTAAACTTCAGGAGATTCTTTTGACTCCCACCCAACCGGTAGTGACGTCCACCGGGGAGACTGACTGGTGTTACGAGTTTCACGAGAATCGCGGGAGAAATGTTGAGCTTGAAGGTCAAACGGTTGCTAGAAGAGTCGCTAGTTATAATCAAGGCGTCGTGATGACCAACCGACCGTTAATTAGAGGCAAAATATTTCAAGTGGAAATTGAGAAGATAAACGATCGCTGGGTATCAGGTATCCTCTGTGGCGTAACTTGTATATCGCCTGAGAAAGCAACCTTCCCTTTGACTGCTTTGGgcttcaaaaaatattcatggaTAATTTGCAGCGACTGGATGTCTCACAACGGCACTAAAGTTAAAACCCGTTACGGCGCAAACTTGGACAACCTCCAACCCGGTTCGACAGTGGGTCTGTTAGTCGACGAGGACTCGCGACTCCATTTATTTGTCAATGGATCTGACCAAGGAGTAGCCGCCACAGATCTTCCGCCCTACGTCTACGCAGTAATCGATCTCTACGGCCAAGTCGAACAGGTCTCAATAATAGGTCCTATTGCCGAAGCTGTTCTTACAAATAACGACGCGATAAATTTGGCAATAGCCAACAACGTCGAGCGCGTTGCCAATGAACTTGAGGACGTGGAAAACTCACGCGAGAAAGCTGATCTAGAGTGTCACGAAAAAGAAAACGTCCTCGAGATTCCGTCCAGTCTACCTCTGAACCTTCAGATTGACGACGATGAGCTAACAAACTTCAACGCCATTCAGACTACATCGTCCCGCGTAAATCCGATCGAAACGACGTCACCAAACATCGCGAGCAGCGCGTCGACCGCAGCAACACACAATAATATAACGCATTTCAATAACGACCTACCGGGTAAATCGATGGCAAGCAGCTGTAACTCAGACAGCAATAATTCAACAAGTGAATTGGAGATAAGTAACGATCCCCGCGCTGCTGGTATCgagtgttttaaatttaaaaataataatatcaataatccGGATGATACTTATGACAATAATACAATGTCTAACAACGATTtggataatgatgatgatgataatcatGATATTGATGAACAAGTAACAAATgggatgatgatgatgacatGTAGCTTAAGAAATAATGATTGTACAAATGTAGAGATAAACAATGCaacgaatattaatattaaaaacggTTCAGCAGCATCCTCGAGCAATATGTCAAGTTTGAATACCGCCATAAATTCAATGAATGCCAACAATGCAATAAATGAAAGTATCTTATCCAATGGGCAGCTAAATAACATCGCTGCTTTCAATCAAAACTCAAATAATCTTAACGTAAATGTAAATGTTAAtgttaatcataataatattaatcagGACAACTCGCAGTGCAACCTCACGAGCAACATAACGAGTAGTTTAGCCGCGACCTCATTCAATACCTCAATAAATTCGACGGATTTGCAAACGACAAATCGTCAGCTACAGACTGCTAAGCAAAATTCCAATAGTGCCATACTGCCCAATCAAAATGGATCGAGTCATAACTCCCAGCAATCTTTGAGCTCAACGCGTACCTCTTCTTTACCACCGACTCCACTAAACTCGACGATTATTATGACGCCCTCGAAAAAATGTGAATATTTAAAAGCCTGTATGAGACTTAAAAAATCGCTTGTTTTGccagatgaatttttttctcttgatgAAGTTACTTGTTACTGCAACTCCTGCTATAAAGTCGACAGTGACGGAGCTATTTGTAAAAAAGGTGACCCGCCAGCTGAGTTCGCTGTTCCTGTTGGGTGGGTCAGGTTCCCTCTTAAGCAGACCATCAACGCTAATCAGATTCCCCAGAGTACTACTGATAAGTGGCATGTGGCTTACTATGGAACACGATTAGATTCAATTAGGTGAGTATTCTTCGactattaattacttattcaAACTTCTCCCGGAAAGAGAATGAACTTCGGGAGTCCCCCACTACCTGTTAGTTCTCATCTGCGTATGCGCAAAGGCATAGAACACCCAGAGTGGGAGTAAAAACTGAAGACACTCGAAGCAGACTCTTgccgggaaaattttaataatttaaatatttgaagtgatcaattaattatatttttttttaattatttaagatggATTCTTGACCGTGGAGAATTACTACCCATGGAACAATTGGACACAAGCAATTTAACGACAATTATCAACACCGAGAATCAGAATCCGCAGGTCGTGTTCTCaccaaatattaaatatgtcGCTTCTGAAGGGATTAAAAAATACCCGTaagtttatttgttttaattattattttttaatggattaatttatacttaatattttGACAGGTACATTGACATGCAGTCAAACAGAAAATTGAACGCATCGACTGCATTTCAATTACTAGTGAGACCAGGATCCTACACGATGGGTGCAGACAAGCAACACGGCGCAGACGGAGCTGAACCTACGGAGTGGGCTACTAAAGAAGCTGGTGCCACAGTAATAATAGCTCTTCTTATTAATCTCGATGAATTCTAATGACACCGGAAGctgatatataaatttaacatatatattcatcTTTAATTATCGTTGATAAAGTTAATCATCGACACGATTAATTGTCACTATTTTTTCACGGCAATTAATGCGCAATAAAATAACATctggtttatttatttaaatcaacgattttaaattaaatgtaaagataaattttttgaataatttttttataacagaGAAATTTCAGAAAACGAacaacagaaattttttttctgactcaATGAAAAATCACAAACAGGGAAcatgaaggaaaaaaatatttttatttcttataaaaataaaaaatcaaattttctttatttttttttcactattcaaaaatatatgtacatacatataaatatacttttgaAAATGAATATAATAGATCGGTCGATTATTAACTTTGTACGTATTTTTCTGTGATACTTTTTATTACAgcgcgaataaataattttatgataaaaaaaaaaagaaaataaaaaaaatacaaacgcATTTGCCAAGCGTACTGTGGTCCATTtatacgataaattttttttttatcatcttatcataaattaatatttattatttttacttgtttgctttttttatacgaaatctttttttatttttaattttattaatcaaagttatgtaatttaaaaaatagcgcCAAGTGCTTCGTGCAGCCTTTGCAATGCAACTGAAAAACtgagtttatttaaactattttatttataaattaaaaattaaattatattaatatcatttctagtcatataattaattatttaattaaaacaaacaataaatatctagaatgaacataatttaatttaattttaattaaagtatatttttaagattgtaaagaataattaaattatttaaaaatcaaacctttaaataattaatggattaattaattaattaattgataaatatgtaaattggCCTGtggaaaaaaacatttttaaataaaataaaaatgtgatTAAGCTGCTACTTActattagataaaattaattttaattataaacaatattgTCTGTAGttgtaagtaaatatttaattaattaattaataattaaccaagtcacaatttaattaagttacaaTAAAGTATacagattattattaaataaaaagcacCGCTGTAGATGCAAATAATTTGGCTGTATGATGCCTTATGCCTGGTTAAGTGCAATTTAATTAACGctaattaaaacatttaataataataagtaaagaTGCCtagttgtaattttaattaattttaaattaattacttctgttacggagttttaaaaatatcatttatttctgGACGCTAGCGCGTCAATTAAAACaccaattataaattaataagcaCTTAAAAATAGTGacgacaattaaaaaataataattattgctgataaaaatatttatttaaatttataaattataaaaattaattatttatgtaaatttattgatatgagTTTTATAAGTTTACCTCATACcgtaaaacaataaaaataatttataaatatatatatataaggatatatatgtttacttattttattatttaaatgaatgtgtaacaaataatttatttaattaaataattttattaatttaagcggtgaaatatttttataagtcaacaaaaaacgtttaatttcaatttatgtttattattaaattttttttatcaataatatatgtatatatatatattttatatttttattttaaatctagaCCCAGACCCTGACCATCTGGTCCCATGAGCAGCTCGCTATTGCCATTCCATTCGGTGCTACACTTAAAGAAGTCACTCGATTCTCATGTCCGTTCAATGCtcctagaaaaatatatatacgagtcataaataaatatataaattgaattaattactcTTATCTAATTACCGTTGTATTGAGCTTTTAAAGTGTCCCATATATGAATTGAATTATCGTCACTggcacaaaaaataaatctaccaCTGAGCGATAATCCACAGGAAGTATACCCGGGATTAGAACTTGGGGGTTTGTACGTAGCGAGCTGCTGATCAGACCTCAAATCCCACAGTCGGGCTGTTTTGTCTTCTGACGCTGTCACAAACGAGTATCCCGAGGGatgaaactgaaaataaagaaaaatatatccaagtatttaaactataaataaataataaaaactaaaccCTTACACAAACGGAATTGACGTCAGCTTCATGACCAAAGAAAGTTTGCTTCGCTTTTTCTTCTCTTACGTCCCATAATTTACAAGTTCTATCAACAGACCCGGTGATGTAGCTGTTGCCATCAGGAGAAAGACTGATGCTGACGACATCTCCAGCATGGGCGCAAAAATCTGTCGTTTTTTTACCCGACTCCAGGTCCCACATGCATCTTaagcaattaaaattaaattatcatcattattgaTTAACTAagtactgataaattttttaattcgataCATTTTCATGTCACCAGAGCCAGTTATTATGGTTTTATCATCGAAAAATCTACAGGAAGACAGAAAACCCTCGTAACCCAGTAACTCCCTGGTTATTTTAGCTGACCCAGTTGCGTCGCGGTTGTTGACGTCGTAGACGGTGCACATATTATCCATACCCCCGCAAGCTACGAAGTTTCCAGAAGGCGCGAAAGCAACAGACATCACCCAAGCCGAGCGCAGAGGAATTACCTGGACTTTGTTGCCGGTCCATGAGTCCCAAATAATCAGTTTCCCGTCCAAGGATCCAGTGACGCAGTGTCTGGAAAtggtttcgttttttttaaataaaaaaaaaataaactacacaattatgtttaattttaaaataaagaccTGCTGTCACCACTGTAGTGCACCGAGTTGACTTTATTTATATGGCCCTTTAGAAGTTTCTTCGTCGACAGCTTTATCTTCGGAGCGTCCGCGACTGACGAACAAGACTCTTCCAATGTCGCGTCTTGCTGCTTCTTTTGATCTTCCTGATTGTTACAacaaaacaattataattataattaaatgctGATACAAATAATCAAGATGGTACctgacattttttaattaaatcgtcCAGCTCTTTCTTGAGTGCGGTGGTCTCCGCGTCGTCTTTGCCCATTTCGGATTACGCgctttttataattaatggttttgtaaatattaataactgaTGGCCGATTGACAGATGGGAAAAAACTGTGCTCTGCTACAGAAAAGAACAATAAGAAGCCGCAGCAGCGAGTACTGGCCTAGTAATCATATTAAATCAACGTTAAATCTCATTTGTTCAGTATTAACATCGGCTCGGCGCTAATttaatttggatttttattataaaaaatgtcgatattttatttttattattttttacacacgagttttttaatattttacccataatttataaattgctattgataatttaataaaaaatatttctgcaTTCACAGGTCGATCATGAGCGCGAATGTAACCGACATGagacaattttgaaattttaaataaatattttaaaataattaaattttaaaaaatccgcgCACGGATTTTTCATTGAGTGTGAGTGTACCAGACattagacaaatttaaaattataaataatttaaaaaatgatattttaaaaaaatgcacttattaatttcaaaatttttaaaatgcgcattttttttaaattttattttactaattatttgctctatttattaataattaaaaatttgtctgatgtctggtaCACATGATCCAGAAGTCAACagacgattaaaatttttcagattattttttcaaaaatcgattacaaaaaaaaaaactaaaaatactcacatgtaaaaaatttaataaactgtaggcgcaattttttaaatattttttttttttattatttatcattttgaaaaaaatccaaaaattattagacattaacttcagtatcatctgtttcattcacactcatatctAAGTacgcatttaaaaatttttattttatttatttattcaaaaattaaaaaaatttccacttgTCACTCATATCGATCACTACTCAGTTCtcgtacaataaaatttgaaataaattattttttatgcttataattattaatttatctgaataaaaaaaactaaatccATTTAatcagtaaaatataaaatattaattattcttaaaatgtttttattgagAAAATCTGTAGGGCTGACTacttaattcaaataaaattaattccgTAAATAATCGATAGCGCATTAATAGTATAATAAATCTTTCGATGTTTTGCTTATTGCAAGTCCGATTGTTTAAATAGGTATCAAGTTCTTTGAAATCGTTATCGTTTAAATGAGTGTTAATCTTTCTTTGTAATCTTTGTgcctgtaaataatttaagtctGACAGTGAAGTCATTGTAGAAACTACAatggactatatataatattataatatattgttgaTAGAATAAAACAACTGCAATCGGCAACATatgtata
This genomic interval from Microplitis mediator isolate UGA2020A chromosome 2, iyMicMedi2.1, whole genome shotgun sequence contains the following:
- the LOC130664277 gene encoding neuralized-like protein 4, whose product is MFQICGEGVILLNNNCTASRICSMSDEGRVMSSEPLKDDELFEVRIDKKIRSRYGKIEIGVCTNDPETMRTVGWTPSLQLWMMTNAGIVHTTNDLKEHLISEPTYGSTLDTLEEGHTIGVMRTSNSELVFFINGISQGIAATNVPTRLYALVAMFFDYVQVTITNPKPLVLTNEPKDEMEINNDFSMGEGTSTSMVANLNVNLNVNMNVNLPKNPSPAAIREDRLRFHERVGTLVKLSNNARTAERRRPLDEFNNGVVMTHRPLRDNELFEIRIDRLVDKWSGSIEVGVTTHSPTGLKFPATMTNMRSGTTMMSGCGILTNGKGIQREYGDINLDELREGDRVGMIRRCNGNLHYLINGLDQGVAAKVPPGIWGVVELYGMTVKVTIVDRDEREEQNLVTRRNNLHLQGLAEVEEEDTLDRLTFHPCCGTHADVINNGRTAHRPNAMDDFNNGVVLTMRPLRLNELFEVRLDKIVTKWAGSIEIGVTTHSPTELEFPFTMTNVRSGTWIMTGNGVMHNGTSIIDQYGQNLDRLQVGDRVGVMRKDNGTLHFFVNGTDQGAAAIGVPERVYGVIDLYGQATQATIVDNTDFYSPTTNNSSFSNTTLYSDLRFHHVHGKHARISNNGLTASRIRALGEFNEAIVIANRPLRDGELFEVSIDKMVGRWSGAIEAGVTAIRPDELEFPSTMTDIDHDTWMLSGSTVMRDGVTLRHHYSCDLDKLVEGNRIGMMRCADSSLHYYLDGVDQGTACSGLPPHVYPVIDLYAQCAQVTIVQPERRDTITQQYLPSENSISQQPTSVIQPQAPMEITHKFHESVGLNIQLNTDRVIAARCREYNHAVLLSESGLENNELFEISIQEVASEWSGSLKIGVVENANGNWLTSMDLVPGMTSIPADAWYLTGNEVRYKGNVLCSNYCPSLDWLRVGDKIGVKRSHEGNLKFYINGEDMGVAAVNVPEMVWVAVELFGSTVAVSITSSKQQIPVISPNASLRLQDSLELLLDPMPLTMRNDGGMDTSVDASEAKLQEILLTPTQPVVTSTGETDWCYEFHENRGRNVELEGQTVARRVASYNQGVVMTNRPLIRGKIFQVEIEKINDRWVSGILCGVTCISPEKATFPLTALGFKKYSWIICSDWMSHNGTKVKTRYGANLDNLQPGSTVGLLVDEDSRLHLFVNGSDQGVAATDLPPYVYAVIDLYGQVEQVSIIGPIAEAVLTNNDAINLAIANNVERVANELEDVENSREKADLECHEKENVLEIPSSLPLNLQIDDDELTNFNAIQTTSSRVNPIETTSPNIASSASTAATHNNITHFNNDLPGKSMASSCNSDSNNSTSELEISNDPRAAGIECFKFKNNNINNPDDTYDNNTMSNNDLDNDDDDNHDIDEQVTNGMMMMTCSLRNNDCTNVEINNATNINIKNGSAASSSNMSSLNTAINSMNANNAINESILSNGQLNNIAAFNQNSNNLNVNVNVNVNHNNINQDNSQCNLTSNITSSLAATSFNTSINSTDLQTTNRQLQTAKQNSNSAILPNQNGSSHNSQQSLSSTRTSSLPPTPLNSTIIMTPSKKCEYLKACMRLKKSLVLPDEFFSLDEVTCYCNSCYKVDSDGAICKKGDPPAEFAVPVGWVRFPLKQTINANQIPQSTTDKWHVAYYGTRLDSIRWILDRGELLPMEQLDTSNLTTIINTENQNPQVVFSPNIKYVASEGIKKYPYIDMQSNRKLNASTAFQLLVRPGSYTMGADKQHGADGAEPTEWATKEAGATVIIALLINLDEF
- the LOC130664280 gene encoding guanine nucleotide-binding protein subunit beta-2, whose translation is MGKDDAETTALKKELDDLIKKCQEDQKKQQDATLEESCSSVADAPKIKLSTKKLLKGHINKVNSVHYSGDSRHCVTGSLDGKLIIWDSWTGNKVQVIPLRSAWVMSVAFAPSGNFVACGGMDNMCTVYDVNNRDATGSAKITRELLGYEGFLSSCRFFDDKTIITGSGDMKICMWDLESGKKTTDFCAHAGDVVSISLSPDGNSYITGSVDRTCKLWDVREEKAKQTFFGHEADVNSVCFHPSGYSFVTASEDKTARLWDLRSDQQLATYKPPSSNPGYTSCGLSLSGRFIFCASDDNSIHIWDTLKAQYNGALNGHENRVTSLSVAPNGMAIASCSWDQMVRVWV